A DNA window from Betta splendens chromosome 6, fBetSpl5.4, whole genome shotgun sequence contains the following coding sequences:
- the LOC114857950 gene encoding monocyte chemotactic protein 1B-like, producing the protein MAAPRLTLVVVALMLAAITLCEGLRGAGPKKCCFRFNEKQVPEEKVVSYVKTSQRCSKQAVLLNTKAGHQLCVRPSAAWVKELMSSLDAKYLAGERSSA; encoded by the exons ATGGCTGCTCCTCGTCTCACTCTGGTTGTTGTGGCGCTGATGCTGGCGGCCATCACTCTGTGCGAAG gTCTGCGTGGCGCCGGCCCAAAAAAGTGCTGCTTCCGTTTCAACGAGAAACAGGTCCCGGAGGAAAAGGTGGTCAGCTACGTCAAGACCAGCCAGCGATGCTCCAAGCAAGCCGTCCT TCTGAACACTAAGGCAGGTCATCAGCTGTGTGTCAGACCCTCGGCTGCGTGGGTCAAGGAGCTGATGAGCTCCCTGGATGCCAAGTACCTGGCAGGAGAGAGATCCAGCGCGTAA
- the exoc3l1 gene encoding exocyst complex component 3-like protein isoform X2 has product MSAGDQTNDGDKPGDTVSAAQVWPEVERAELLARGAALKWASGVFCRPEYLERLGQYRKRESQRTASIHTRLKSMAQSYLEGVGWGLEQLREARAELREASHTLKKAAVESIQNAEGGASLERLREVSINHCQLLATVSNLPRLYSVHGMVLETERLVESRRLLEAHARLMKLERWQDDILWQLHGATGSLSAEDQCLVAKYFSGVGQLVDALAKELWAVVSSALALARQNPTPFVSSVRIVEREEALDRALLEERGSSRGCSRPLPPRRPRCWREHFFQVLEEAVCARFRRVSYLHSRGPGLAGHLSALQHGLMSDLATVRHLLEHCVPPHYKLTRVYLRVSHRCLHAHLTQVTNWDLESGEIFAVLNWVLHIYNSPDMMGDPELVTDLEKEELGPLISTEGVEQLQKKYVQSVRKSVSEWMHKALQVELQDWKRDQEPDTDHEGFYQTSLPTIITQMLEENARVALMIGESLRDQTIQMGLYEMENLLNRFREALVDFGKEYCKDPSNNKTKFYLHYLLASISNCIVLKKSTESLQQQQSSRSVGQFSRTPPNPLAALDRAVRRACRLVMDQLLQDLQPFLPGLLTRSWLLQGAPTPKLCHILEHHLELYARVRPPCRQRLQEETQWLTVVEYVRALMQKRLVCRSEEERWQLAQQMLQDKQLFAEIFLGLEGEVSVPEVNPLGLLPVLADFIRLKDTSMLTLEVSRLAAKYPDVSEEHVSVLLDVRGDVSRDVRAAVLDLLEQSTPPLPAGYRPIFTDILVPPSTIAFCLPTAKCA; this is encoded by the exons ATGTCTGCAGGAGATCAGACGAATGATGGTGACAAACCGGGAG ACACAGTGTCAGCGGCTCAGGTTTGGCCTGAGGTGGAGAGGGCCGAGCTTCTGGCCCGAGGCGCTGCCTTGAAGTGGGCGTCAGGTGTTTTCTGTCGGCCTGAATATCTTGAGCGACTGGGCCAgtacaggaagagagagagccaGAGGACGGCCTCCATACACACCAGACTCAAG TCGATGGCCCAGTCGTACCTGGAGGGGGTTGGCTGGGGACTGGAGCAGCTGCGGGAGGCCAGGGCTGAGCtgagggaggcgtcacacacgTTGAAGAAAGCAGCAGTGGAATCCATCCAGAATGCAGAGGGGGGGGCGTCTCTGGAGAGGCTCAGAGAGGTGTCAATCAACCACTGTCAGCTTCTCGCCACTGTCAGCAACCTGCCACGACTTTACTCTG tGCATGGCATGGTGCTGGAGACGGAGCGTCTGGTGGAGTCCCGGCGGCTCCTGGAGGCCCATGCCCGGCTCATGAAATTGGAGCGCTGGCAGGATGACATCCTCTGGCAGCTCCACGGGGCTACTGGCTCGCTCAGCGCTGAAGACCAGTGCCTGGTGGCAAAGTACTTCTCTGGTGTCGGGCAGCTGGTGGACGCCCTGG CTAAGGAGCTGTGGGCTGTGGTGAGCAgtgctctggctctggctcgACAGAACCCCACACCGTTCGTATCGTCAGTGAGGATCGTGGAACGGGAGGAGGCCTTGGACCgagctctgctggaggagagaggcagctccagaggctgcagcagacccCTGCCGCCCAGACGGCCCCGCTGCTGGAGAGAGCACTTCTTCCAG gtgctggaggaggctgtgTGTGCACGTTTCCGCCGCGTGTCCTACCTCCACTCCCGAGGCCCAGGTCTGGCCGGACACCTCTCTGCTCTCCAGCACGGGTTGATGTCCGACCTGGCCACCgtgcgccacctgctggagcaCTGCGTTCCGCCACACTACAAGCTGACGCGAGTCTACCTGAGGGTCAGCCATCGCTGTTTACATGCTCACCTCACTCAG GTTACCAACTGGGACCTGGAAAGTGGAGAAATTTTCGCTGTGCTCAACTGGGTACTACACATTTACAACAG CCCAGACATGATGGGTGATCCAGAGCTGGTGACTGACCTGGAGAAGGAAGAACTGGGGCCTCTCATCTCCACTGAGGgggtggagcagctgcagaagaaaTATGTGCAAAGCGTTCGA AAAAGTGTGTCAGAGTGGATGCACAAAgctctgcaggtggagctgcaaGACTGGAAGAGAGACCAGGAGCCAGACACTGACCATGAAGGCTTCTACCAGACCAGTCTGCCCACCATCATCACACAG ATGCTCGAGGAAAACGCCCGAGTGGCTCTGATGATCGGAGAATCCCTCAGAGATCAAACTATACAGATGGGCCTGTATGAGATGGAGAACCTCCTAAACAG GTTCAGAGAAGCTCTGGTGGACTTTGGGAAAGAGTATTGCAAAGATCCAAGTAACAACAAAACCAAGTTTTATCTCCACTATCTGTTGGCCTCCATCAGCAACTGCATCGTTCTCAA AAAGTCCACAGAGAGCCTGCAGCAACAGCAATCATCAAGGTCGGTGGGCCAGTTCTCCCGGACACCTCCCAACCCACTGGCAGCTCTGGATCGGGCTGTGAGGAGGGCTTGTCGTCTGGTGATGGACCAGCTCCTGCAGGACCTGCAGCCTTTCCTGCCGGGCTTGCTGACCCGTTCCTGGCTGCTGCAAGGCGCCCCCACGCCGAAACTGTGTCACATCCTGGAGCATCACCTGGAGCTGTACGCTCGCGTACGCCCGCCCTGCCGCCAG cgtctgcaggaggagacccAGTGGCTGACGGTGGTGGAGTACGTCAGGGCTCTGATGCAGAAGAGGCTGGTGTGTCGCAGTGAAGAGGAGCGGTGGCAGCTCGCTCAGCAGATGCTTCAGGataaacagctgtttgcagAAATCTTCCTGGGTCTG GAGGGCGAAGTGTCAGTACCTGAAGTGAACCCTTTAGGCCTGCTTCCCGTTCTGGCCGACTTCATTCGACTCAAAGACACTAGCATGCTCACTCTGGAAGTGTCAAGGCTTGCAGCTAAATACCCCGACGTCAG TGAGgagcatgtgtctgtgctgctggacgTTCGTGGGGACGTCTCCAGGGACGTCAGGGCGGCcgtgctggacctgctggagcagagcaCGCCCCCTCTGCCGGCTGGGTACCGGCCCATCTTCACCGATATCCTGGTGCCTCCCTCCACCATTGCCTTCTGTCTGCCCACTGCCAAGTGTGCATGA
- the smpd3 gene encoding sphingomyelin phosphodiesterase 3: MVLHTTPFSSACLHFLDGLSWSLVFPCYCLLDRLLASCVATSLEKRQRSQDPCSFLTLCVLLSAPLYLLLLVASLPFALLGFIIWAPLQAVRQPYLYTYRRLDKTQAELADPGGVGTGEWRSLGRSFCFCSANVCLLPDSLARFNNLSDTHRRARELGKRICNGASRPQIKIYIDSPTNTSISAASFSSLATGFRRTSSLDQRPDQTHTTNGPADTETEPLTECPIHSSGATDCPIHPAPREQGSSECALHSDGADTAADCPLHSASANNNSECPVHTSGESPDCPMHSTSPQGDSSHHDCPIHCEGVQSKSSTDCPFHASGVQISISAPEPDPQEEEVETGNHRPGEQAGVDTGSMTASRESLARYHGGDSGIGISCNNTLSHVPRTSVFKRTGRKRRHGDETFDHEISAFFPANLDFLALQEVFDHGSTSRLRRQLHRYFPYVLSDVGWYGWRGCCSRFKFLNSGLMLASRYPILDAKYECFPNGRGEDALAAKGVLFTKVHVGTSHQEQRVVGYIACTHLHAIEGDSSVRCEQLDLLLQWGAEFRQSSSQSPEGEKVLEDLVAFDVILGDLNFDNCSSEDKLEQQHALFTQYKDPCRLGPGEDKPWALGTLLDPSGLYDDEVSSPESLQKVMENEEGRKEYLVFPPSKNQCPANSQKGRKIPLKGNGRRIDYMLYSDEGLQQDWKLELEEYSFVTQLAGLTDHLSVAMRLAVSTGEEEH, translated from the exons ATGGTCCTGCACACCACCCCTTTCTCCAGTGCCTGTCTGCACTTCCTGGATGGATTGTCATGGAGCCTGGTCTTCCCTTGCTACTGCCTGCTGGACCGGCTCTTGGCCTCCTGCGTAGCCACGTCGCTGGAGAAGCGCCAGCGCTCCCAGGACCCCTGCTCCTTCCTCACGCTGTGCGTCCTGCTGTCTGCACCCCTGtacctgctcctcctcgtcgCCTCCCTGCCTTTCGCCCTGCTGGGTTTCATCATCTGGGCTCCCCTGCAGGCTGTCCGCCAACCCTACCTATACACCTACCGCAG ACTAGACAAAACCCAGGCCGAACTGGCAGATCCAGGCGGTGTAGGAACCGGGGAATGGAGGTCGCTGGGCAGgagcttctgcttctgcagTGCAAACGTTTGCCTGCTGCCTGACTCTCTGGCTAGATTTAACAACCTGTCAGACACCCACAGGAGAGCACGCGAGCTGGGGAAGAGAATCTGCAATGGTGCTAGTCGGCCTCAGATCAAAATCTACATCGACTCACCTACCAACACTTCCATAAG TGCGGCATCCTTCAGCAGCCTTGCTACAGGTTTCCGTCGtacctcctccctggaccagcgtcctgaccaaacacacaccaccAATGGCCCAGCCGACACTGAAACCGAACCCCTCACCGAGTGCCCAATCCACTCCTCAGGTGCCACGGACTGCCCCATTCACCCTGCTCCCAGAGAGCAAGGCTCCTCCGAATGCGCGCTTCACTCAGATGGAGCAGACACTGCGGCAGATTGCCCCCTCCACTCTGCGAGTGCGAACAACAACTCAGAATGTCCTGTTCACACCTCAGGGGAGTCTCCAGACTGTCCAATGCATTCCACGAGCCCACAGGGTGACTCTAGCCACCATGACTGCCCCATACATTGTGAAGGAGTCCAGTCAAAATCCTCCACAGACTGCCCATTTCATGCTTCAGGGGTTCAAATCAGCATCAGTGCTCCAGAGCCCGACCcccaggaggaagaggtggaaacaggaaacCATCGGcctggggagcaggcaggagtGGACACGGGCAGCATGACCGCCTCTAGGGAGTCCCTCGCCCGATACCATGGAGGTGACAGTGGTATAGGGATATCCTGCAATAATACTCTTTCTCACGTCCCTCGCACTTCAGTTTTTAAGCGCACGGGAAGAAAACgccgccatggagacgaaacaTTTGATCATGAGATCTCTGCCTTTTTTCCTGCCAACTTGGATTTCCTTGCCCTACAGGAAGTCTTTGACCATGGATCAACGAGCAGACTGCGGAGGCAGTTGCATCGTTACTTCCCCTACGTGTTGAGTGACGTTGGGTGGTACggttggagaggctgctgctccaggtttAAATTCCTGAACAGTGGGCTGATGCTTGCCAGCCGCTATCCAATCCTGGATGCAAAGTATGAATGCTTCCCTAACGGTAGAGGGGAGGACGCACTGGCAGCTAAGGGAGTGCTGTTCACCAAG GTTCATGTCGGCACCTCCCATCAGGAGCAGAGGGTCGTTGGATACATCGCGTGCACGCACCTCCACGCTATAGAAG GCGACTCCTCTGTACGATGTGAGCAGCTGGACCTCCTGCTTCAGTGGGGGGCGGAGTTTCGCCAATCGTCATCACAGTCGCCCGAAGGAGAGAAGGTGCTGGAAGACCTGGTGGCCTTTGACGTCATCTTGGGAGACCTCAATTTTGACAACTGCTCCTCAG AGGACAAGCTTGAGCAGCAGCACGCACTTTTTACTCAATACAAGGACCCGTGTCGCCTGGGACCAGGAGAGGACAAACCATGGGCTCTGG GAACTCTGCTGGATCCTAGTGGCCTTTACGACGATGAGGTCAGCTCACCTGAAAGTTTGCAAAA AGTGATGGAGAACGAGGAAGGCAGGAAAGAGTACCTGGTGTTTCCTCCCAGTAAGAACCAGTGTCCAGCCAACAGTCAGAAGGGAAGGAAGATCCCCCTGAAGGGCAACGGACGCAGGATTGACTACATGCTGTACAGCGATGAGGGGCTGCAGCAGGACTGGAAACTG GAGCTCGAGGAGTACAGCTTCGTCACCCAGCTGGCTGGCCTGACCGACCACCTGTCTGTGGCCATGAGACTGGCTGTTTCCACCGGAGAGGAGGAGCATTAG
- the exoc3l1 gene encoding exocyst complex component 3-like protein isoform X1, with protein sequence MSAGDQTNDGDKPGADTVSAAQVWPEVERAELLARGAALKWASGVFCRPEYLERLGQYRKRESQRTASIHTRLKSMAQSYLEGVGWGLEQLREARAELREASHTLKKAAVESIQNAEGGASLERLREVSINHCQLLATVSNLPRLYSVHGMVLETERLVESRRLLEAHARLMKLERWQDDILWQLHGATGSLSAEDQCLVAKYFSGVGQLVDALAKELWAVVSSALALARQNPTPFVSSVRIVEREEALDRALLEERGSSRGCSRPLPPRRPRCWREHFFQVLEEAVCARFRRVSYLHSRGPGLAGHLSALQHGLMSDLATVRHLLEHCVPPHYKLTRVYLRVSHRCLHAHLTQVTNWDLESGEIFAVLNWVLHIYNSPDMMGDPELVTDLEKEELGPLISTEGVEQLQKKYVQSVRKSVSEWMHKALQVELQDWKRDQEPDTDHEGFYQTSLPTIITQMLEENARVALMIGESLRDQTIQMGLYEMENLLNRFREALVDFGKEYCKDPSNNKTKFYLHYLLASISNCIVLKKSTESLQQQQSSRSVGQFSRTPPNPLAALDRAVRRACRLVMDQLLQDLQPFLPGLLTRSWLLQGAPTPKLCHILEHHLELYARVRPPCRQRLQEETQWLTVVEYVRALMQKRLVCRSEEERWQLAQQMLQDKQLFAEIFLGLEGEVSVPEVNPLGLLPVLADFIRLKDTSMLTLEVSRLAAKYPDVSEEHVSVLLDVRGDVSRDVRAAVLDLLEQSTPPLPAGYRPIFTDILVPPSTIAFCLPTAKCA encoded by the exons ATGTCTGCAGGAGATCAGACGAATGATGGTGACAAACCGGGAG CAGACACAGTGTCAGCGGCTCAGGTTTGGCCTGAGGTGGAGAGGGCCGAGCTTCTGGCCCGAGGCGCTGCCTTGAAGTGGGCGTCAGGTGTTTTCTGTCGGCCTGAATATCTTGAGCGACTGGGCCAgtacaggaagagagagagccaGAGGACGGCCTCCATACACACCAGACTCAAG TCGATGGCCCAGTCGTACCTGGAGGGGGTTGGCTGGGGACTGGAGCAGCTGCGGGAGGCCAGGGCTGAGCtgagggaggcgtcacacacgTTGAAGAAAGCAGCAGTGGAATCCATCCAGAATGCAGAGGGGGGGGCGTCTCTGGAGAGGCTCAGAGAGGTGTCAATCAACCACTGTCAGCTTCTCGCCACTGTCAGCAACCTGCCACGACTTTACTCTG tGCATGGCATGGTGCTGGAGACGGAGCGTCTGGTGGAGTCCCGGCGGCTCCTGGAGGCCCATGCCCGGCTCATGAAATTGGAGCGCTGGCAGGATGACATCCTCTGGCAGCTCCACGGGGCTACTGGCTCGCTCAGCGCTGAAGACCAGTGCCTGGTGGCAAAGTACTTCTCTGGTGTCGGGCAGCTGGTGGACGCCCTGG CTAAGGAGCTGTGGGCTGTGGTGAGCAgtgctctggctctggctcgACAGAACCCCACACCGTTCGTATCGTCAGTGAGGATCGTGGAACGGGAGGAGGCCTTGGACCgagctctgctggaggagagaggcagctccagaggctgcagcagacccCTGCCGCCCAGACGGCCCCGCTGCTGGAGAGAGCACTTCTTCCAG gtgctggaggaggctgtgTGTGCACGTTTCCGCCGCGTGTCCTACCTCCACTCCCGAGGCCCAGGTCTGGCCGGACACCTCTCTGCTCTCCAGCACGGGTTGATGTCCGACCTGGCCACCgtgcgccacctgctggagcaCTGCGTTCCGCCACACTACAAGCTGACGCGAGTCTACCTGAGGGTCAGCCATCGCTGTTTACATGCTCACCTCACTCAG GTTACCAACTGGGACCTGGAAAGTGGAGAAATTTTCGCTGTGCTCAACTGGGTACTACACATTTACAACAG CCCAGACATGATGGGTGATCCAGAGCTGGTGACTGACCTGGAGAAGGAAGAACTGGGGCCTCTCATCTCCACTGAGGgggtggagcagctgcagaagaaaTATGTGCAAAGCGTTCGA AAAAGTGTGTCAGAGTGGATGCACAAAgctctgcaggtggagctgcaaGACTGGAAGAGAGACCAGGAGCCAGACACTGACCATGAAGGCTTCTACCAGACCAGTCTGCCCACCATCATCACACAG ATGCTCGAGGAAAACGCCCGAGTGGCTCTGATGATCGGAGAATCCCTCAGAGATCAAACTATACAGATGGGCCTGTATGAGATGGAGAACCTCCTAAACAG GTTCAGAGAAGCTCTGGTGGACTTTGGGAAAGAGTATTGCAAAGATCCAAGTAACAACAAAACCAAGTTTTATCTCCACTATCTGTTGGCCTCCATCAGCAACTGCATCGTTCTCAA AAAGTCCACAGAGAGCCTGCAGCAACAGCAATCATCAAGGTCGGTGGGCCAGTTCTCCCGGACACCTCCCAACCCACTGGCAGCTCTGGATCGGGCTGTGAGGAGGGCTTGTCGTCTGGTGATGGACCAGCTCCTGCAGGACCTGCAGCCTTTCCTGCCGGGCTTGCTGACCCGTTCCTGGCTGCTGCAAGGCGCCCCCACGCCGAAACTGTGTCACATCCTGGAGCATCACCTGGAGCTGTACGCTCGCGTACGCCCGCCCTGCCGCCAG cgtctgcaggaggagacccAGTGGCTGACGGTGGTGGAGTACGTCAGGGCTCTGATGCAGAAGAGGCTGGTGTGTCGCAGTGAAGAGGAGCGGTGGCAGCTCGCTCAGCAGATGCTTCAGGataaacagctgtttgcagAAATCTTCCTGGGTCTG GAGGGCGAAGTGTCAGTACCTGAAGTGAACCCTTTAGGCCTGCTTCCCGTTCTGGCCGACTTCATTCGACTCAAAGACACTAGCATGCTCACTCTGGAAGTGTCAAGGCTTGCAGCTAAATACCCCGACGTCAG TGAGgagcatgtgtctgtgctgctggacgTTCGTGGGGACGTCTCCAGGGACGTCAGGGCGGCcgtgctggacctgctggagcagagcaCGCCCCCTCTGCCGGCTGGGTACCGGCCCATCTTCACCGATATCCTGGTGCCTCCCTCCACCATTGCCTTCTGTCTGCCCACTGCCAAGTGTGCATGA
- the exoc3l1 gene encoding exocyst complex component 3-like protein isoform X3 has translation MSAGDQTNDGDKPGADTVSAAQVWPEVERAELLARGAALKWASGVFCRPEYLERLGQYRKRESQRTASIHTRLKSMAQSYLEGVGWGLEQLREARAELREASHTLKKAAVESIQNAEGGASLERLREVSINHCQLLATVSNLPRLYSVHGMVLETERLVESRRLLEAHARLMKLERWQDDILWQLHGATGSLSAEDQCLVAKYFSGVGQLVDALAKELWAVVSSALALARQNPTPFVSSVRIVEREEALDRALLEERGSSRGCSRPLPPRRPRCWREHFFQVLEEAVCARFRRVSYLHSRGPGLAGHLSALQHGLMSDLATVRHLLEHCVPPHYKLTRVYLRVSHRCLHAHLTQVTNWDLESGEIFAVLNWVLHIYNSPDMMGDPELVTDLEKEELGPLISTEGVEQLQKKYVQSVRKSVSEWMHKALQVELQDWKRDQEPDTDHEGFYQTSLPTIITQMLEENARVALMIGESLRDQTIQMGLYEMENLLNRFREALVDFGKEYCKDPSNNKTKFYLHYLLASISNCIVLKKSTESLQQQQSSRSVGQFSRTPPNPLAALDRAVRRACRLVMDQLLQDLQPFLPGLLTRSWLLQGAPTPKLCHILEHHLELYARVRPPCRQRLQEETQWLTVVEYVRALMQKRLVCRSEEERWQLAQQMLQDKQLFAEIFLGLV, from the exons ATGTCTGCAGGAGATCAGACGAATGATGGTGACAAACCGGGAG CAGACACAGTGTCAGCGGCTCAGGTTTGGCCTGAGGTGGAGAGGGCCGAGCTTCTGGCCCGAGGCGCTGCCTTGAAGTGGGCGTCAGGTGTTTTCTGTCGGCCTGAATATCTTGAGCGACTGGGCCAgtacaggaagagagagagccaGAGGACGGCCTCCATACACACCAGACTCAAG TCGATGGCCCAGTCGTACCTGGAGGGGGTTGGCTGGGGACTGGAGCAGCTGCGGGAGGCCAGGGCTGAGCtgagggaggcgtcacacacgTTGAAGAAAGCAGCAGTGGAATCCATCCAGAATGCAGAGGGGGGGGCGTCTCTGGAGAGGCTCAGAGAGGTGTCAATCAACCACTGTCAGCTTCTCGCCACTGTCAGCAACCTGCCACGACTTTACTCTG tGCATGGCATGGTGCTGGAGACGGAGCGTCTGGTGGAGTCCCGGCGGCTCCTGGAGGCCCATGCCCGGCTCATGAAATTGGAGCGCTGGCAGGATGACATCCTCTGGCAGCTCCACGGGGCTACTGGCTCGCTCAGCGCTGAAGACCAGTGCCTGGTGGCAAAGTACTTCTCTGGTGTCGGGCAGCTGGTGGACGCCCTGG CTAAGGAGCTGTGGGCTGTGGTGAGCAgtgctctggctctggctcgACAGAACCCCACACCGTTCGTATCGTCAGTGAGGATCGTGGAACGGGAGGAGGCCTTGGACCgagctctgctggaggagagaggcagctccagaggctgcagcagacccCTGCCGCCCAGACGGCCCCGCTGCTGGAGAGAGCACTTCTTCCAG gtgctggaggaggctgtgTGTGCACGTTTCCGCCGCGTGTCCTACCTCCACTCCCGAGGCCCAGGTCTGGCCGGACACCTCTCTGCTCTCCAGCACGGGTTGATGTCCGACCTGGCCACCgtgcgccacctgctggagcaCTGCGTTCCGCCACACTACAAGCTGACGCGAGTCTACCTGAGGGTCAGCCATCGCTGTTTACATGCTCACCTCACTCAG GTTACCAACTGGGACCTGGAAAGTGGAGAAATTTTCGCTGTGCTCAACTGGGTACTACACATTTACAACAG CCCAGACATGATGGGTGATCCAGAGCTGGTGACTGACCTGGAGAAGGAAGAACTGGGGCCTCTCATCTCCACTGAGGgggtggagcagctgcagaagaaaTATGTGCAAAGCGTTCGA AAAAGTGTGTCAGAGTGGATGCACAAAgctctgcaggtggagctgcaaGACTGGAAGAGAGACCAGGAGCCAGACACTGACCATGAAGGCTTCTACCAGACCAGTCTGCCCACCATCATCACACAG ATGCTCGAGGAAAACGCCCGAGTGGCTCTGATGATCGGAGAATCCCTCAGAGATCAAACTATACAGATGGGCCTGTATGAGATGGAGAACCTCCTAAACAG GTTCAGAGAAGCTCTGGTGGACTTTGGGAAAGAGTATTGCAAAGATCCAAGTAACAACAAAACCAAGTTTTATCTCCACTATCTGTTGGCCTCCATCAGCAACTGCATCGTTCTCAA AAAGTCCACAGAGAGCCTGCAGCAACAGCAATCATCAAGGTCGGTGGGCCAGTTCTCCCGGACACCTCCCAACCCACTGGCAGCTCTGGATCGGGCTGTGAGGAGGGCTTGTCGTCTGGTGATGGACCAGCTCCTGCAGGACCTGCAGCCTTTCCTGCCGGGCTTGCTGACCCGTTCCTGGCTGCTGCAAGGCGCCCCCACGCCGAAACTGTGTCACATCCTGGAGCATCACCTGGAGCTGTACGCTCGCGTACGCCCGCCCTGCCGCCAG cgtctgcaggaggagacccAGTGGCTGACGGTGGTGGAGTACGTCAGGGCTCTGATGCAGAAGAGGCTGGTGTGTCGCAGTGAAGAGGAGCGGTGGCAGCTCGCTCAGCAGATGCTTCAGGataaacagctgtttgcagAAATCTTCCTGGGTCTG GTGTGA